The window GGGCGTCGTCGGCACCGGAGGCCCGGCTCTTGGCCGCCATGTCGTTCCAGGTCTCCCGGCAGTCGGGGGGCGTGGACGCGGTGTCGGGCTCCTTCGCCGGCGCCCGCGTGTCCGAGCCTGTGTCCGGCTTCCCCTCCGGGGAGCAGCGCGCCAGAATCACGGCGTTGTCGCGGAGCCTGCGCTGCCGGTCCGTCGCGGTGGCGGCGTTGCCGTCCCGCCACGCGCGGTACGGGGCGACCACGGGGGACAACCCCACCACGCCGTCGAGACCGTGCACACCGGACCGGTACGTCGCCACGCTGGTCGCGATCTGGCCCCCGGAGGAGGAACCCAGGAGCACCATCCGGTTGACGTCGAGGTCGAAGTCGGCGGCGTGGTCGCGGATCCAGTCGAGCGCGGACAGGGCGTCGGTCCGCTGGGCCGGCCAGGGGGCGTCGTGGTTCAGCCGGTAGTCGACGGCGAAGACGGCGTACCCGGCGTCCGCGAAGGCACGCGACCAGGTGGCCCAGCCGGTGTCCTCGTGCCAGTATCCGCCGTGCAGGATCACGAGGCCCGGCTGCCTGCCGTCCCGCTCCTCGCCGGCGGCGTTCCAGTAGGCGTCGAGGGTCTGCCGGGTGTGCGAACCGTAGGAGTACGTGGCCTCGTCGCGGCCGGCGGCCGCGCTGTCGCGCGTGTCGGAGATGAGAAGCGCCGCGACCGCCGCAGCGCTAAGAAACAGACAACCCCAGAGGCGACGCACGGCCACCAGCCCTTCGCATACGACCCGACGGCAGGCGTCCGTTGTCCCCGGGGCGCGGGATCCGATCGAGGCGTCCGCGTCCGCTCGTGGCGCGAAGAGTCCACAGGGGGAGCGCCCACACGGCCTGCTCGCGTGCGCACCCGGACTATAGGCGGCGGGCTCGAACAATTGCCAAGCGGGGTACGGGGGTTGCGGTGAAAATGCCCGCTCTCGAAAACAATGGTGGGTTTTCGCTGCGACGGCGTGGTCCGCCGTGTGCGCGCGGGACGGCCGAGGACGACGCGGCCGGTGTCCAGGAGGCATCGCTTTGTCCGGCCTCTTGCCCCTAACATGCCGTGTCAAGTGCATGATCGGCGCGAGGGGCGAGCGAGCGTGGGCATCGAACACCTGGACGTGCGGGCTCACGCGAGACAGCGCTGGGCGGCCAGGGCCGCGCTCGGCTGCGCCGCGCTCGCCGTACTGCTGCCGCTCGGCTATGCGCGCGGCGCGAGCCTGCTGCTCGTCGCGGGCGTCGTACTGGGTGCCGGACTCACCGTGGCCGCGCTGTGGTGGGTGCTGATCCACCGCGGGGCCGTCCGGGTCGCGGCGGGCGTGCTGGCCGTGGCCGCGCCGGTCGGCGTCATCTGGTGGTTCGCCGTCGCCAACCTGCTGTGGGTGGTGATCGTCTCCGCCGGGCTGTGGGCCGTGGCCGTCTGGTCCGGCAAGTTCGCCCTCAGCAGCACCAAGTCCCACCAGGTGCATGTGCCCGAGCACCGCACCCCCGCCCCCATCCGGCCCTTCCTCATCATGAACCCCAGGTCGGGGGGCGGGAAGGTCGAGCGTTTCCGGCTGAAGGAACGCGCCGAGCGGCTCGGCGCCACGGTCCATCTGCTCGACCCCGCGCACCACGAGGACGTCGCCGTACTGGCCCGCGACGCCGTCAGGAACGGCGCCGACCTCCTCGGTGTCGCGGGCGGCGACGGCACCCAGGCCCAGGTCGCCGCCATCGCGGCCGCGTACGACGTCCCCCTCCTCGTCATCTCCGCCGGTACCCGCAACCACTTCGCCATGGACCTCGGCCTCGACCGCGACAACCCCGCCGCCTGCCTCGACGCGCTCACCGACAAGGGTGTCGAGCTGCACGTCGACCTCGGCTACGCCAGCGGCCACCCGTTCGTCAACAACGCCTCCTTCGGCGCGTACGCCGCCGTCGTGCAGAGCCCCGCCTACCGCGACGACAAGGTCCGCACCACTTTGGAACTGCTGCCCGAACTGCTCACGCACCAGCGGGGCCCGCGGCTCACCGCCCGGATCGGGGACGCCGTCATCGACGCGCCGCAGGCCGTCCTCGTCAGCAACAACGTCTACCGCAGCGACGACCTCGTGGGCCTCGGCCGCCGTGAGCGGCTGGACGCCGGGGTGCTGGGCGTCGTCGGAGTGCGCGTCGACAGCGCGGCCGAGGCCGCCGGGATGGTCCTCGGCCCGAACGCCCCCGGGCTCAGCCTCCTCGTCGCGGACGAGATCGTCGTCGAGGCCGACCGGCCCGAGATCGAGGTCGGTGTCGACGGTGAGGCCCTCCTGCTGCCCACCCCCGTCCACTGCCGGGTCTCGCCCAAGGCCCTGCGCGTCCGTGTGCCCCGGGACCGGCCCGGCGTCCCCGAGCCCAAGCCGCCCCTGGACTGGCGCCGGCTGCGCAAGCTCGCCGCCGCGGTCGGCCGCACGGCCCTGCCCAAGCACCGCGAACGCTACGGCTGGGCGCAGCGGTTGTGGGACCGCTGGCGTTAGGCGTCCGGCGGTTGTGGGACCGCTGGCGTTAGGCGTCCGGCGTGGCGGACGTGCACACCGTGCCCCGGGGGGCGACCCGCGGTTTCGCACAAGGTGATCCACGCCGCATCCGCCCCCGTACGGCACCGCCCGCCGCGCTGATCAGCGACTTCGTTGCCAGCGATCACTGGCGTGATGGGTGGACCCGGTGAAACCCTGTTACCGCCGGGTACCCAAAGTCGTCCGGTCCGGAATACCCTGCGCGTCATGACGGACTCGCAGGCCCCCGAAAAGACCGGCACGACCATCACGGGAACGACCGGCACGGCACGGACGACCGGCACCAACCCCCTCGCGGCAGCCCCGCAGGGCGCCCGTACCGCCGCCGATGTGGTCACCCCCGAACTGGTCGCCCAGCTCACCAAGGGCGTGGTCGGCTCCGGCCGGACCGCCAACCACACGCCCTTCACCGGTGAGAAGCTGGCCGACCTGCCGGAGTCCACCCCCGAGGACGTGGCGACGGCCTACGAGCGGGCCCGCGCCGCCCAGGCCGTCTGGGCCCAGCGACCGGTGCGCGAGCGCGCCGCCGTCCTGCTCCGCTTCCACGACCTGGTGCTGGAGCGCCAGGGCGAGGTGCTCGACCTCATCCAGCTGGAGACCGGCAAGGCCCGTCTGCACGCCCACGAGGAGGTCCAGGCCGTCGCGGTCGCCGCCCGGCACTACGGCCGCAAGGCCCCCTTCTATCTGAAGCCGAAGCGGCACACCGGCGCCGTGCCGACCCTCACCAAGGTCACCGAGCTGCGCCACCCGCGCGGTGTGATCGGCCAGATCGCCCCCTGGAACTACCCGCTCGAACTGTCGGTCGGCGACGCGATCCCCGCCTTCGTCGCGGGCAACGCGGTCGTCATGAAGCCCGACACGGAGACCTGCCTGACCGCCCTGTGGGCCCGCGACCTGCTCATCGAGGCCGGACTGCCCGCCGACGTCTTCCAGGTCGTCCTCGGCGAGGGCCCCGTCATCGGCCCCGAGGTCGTGCGGCACGCCGACTACGTGTCCTTCACCGGCTCCACCCGCACCGGCCGCGAGGTCGCCCAGGGCGCCGCCGCCCGCCTCGTCGGCGTCTCCCTCGAACTCGGCGGCAAGAACGCCATGCTGGTCCTGGCCGACGCCGACATAGAGAAGGCCGCGGCGGGAGCCGTCCGCGCCTGCTTCTCCTCCGCCGGCCAACTCTGCATCTCCATCGAGCGCCTGTACGTCCACGAGTCCGTCGCGGACGCCTTCCTGGAGCGCTTCGCCGCCCGCACCAAGGCCATGCGGCTGGGCAAGTCCCTCGCCTACGGCGCCGAGATGGGCTCCCTCGTCGGCGCACGCCAGCTGGAGACCGTCAGCCGCCACGTCGACGAGGCCGTGGAGAAGGGCGCGAAGGTCGTCGCGGGCGGCGTCGCCCGCCCCGACATCGGCCCCTACTTCTACGAGCCCACGATCCTCGACGGCGTCACCGAACCCATGTCCGTGTGCACGGAGGAGACCTTCGGCCCGGTCGTCTCCATCTACCGCTTCACGGACGAGGACGAGGCCGTCGCGGAGGCCAACTCCACCGCGTACGGCCTCAACGCCTCCGTCTGGACCAAGGACGGCCGCCGCGGCCGCGAGATCGCCTCCCGCGTGCGCGCCGGCACGGTCAACGTCAACGAGGGCTACGCCTCCGCCTACGGCAGCGTCCAGTCCCCGATGGGCGGCATGAAGGACTCCGGCCTCGGCCGCCGCCACGGCTCCGAGGGCATCCTCAAGTACACGGAGGCCCAGACCGTCGCCCAGCAGCGCCTGCTGCCCATGGCCCCGTCCCTGGGCATGGACGACGAGAAGTACGCCCAGTTCATGAGCCGCAGCCTGAAGGCGATGAAGGCGCTGCGCCTGAGGTGAGCGCCCCGTGAGGGGGCGCGGGGAAGCGCGTGAGCAACCACATACGGCCCGCAAGCTGAGGACCGTTCTCGACGAGGAGAACAAGTGTCGTACGACTATGACGTCATCGTGGTCGGATCAGGATTCGGCGGTTCTGTCACCGCGCTGCGCCTGACCGAGAAGGGCTACAAGGTCGGCGTCGTGGAAGCGGGCCGTCGCTTCACCCGCGCAACCCTCCCCAAGAACTCCTGGGACCTCAAGAACTACCTCTGGGCCCCCGCCCTCGGCATGTACGGCCTCCAGCGCATCCATCTGCTGGGCAACGTCATGGTGCTGGCCGGGGCCGGCGTGGGCGGCGGCTCCCTCAACTACGCCAACACCCTCTACGAACCGCCGAAGCCGTTCTTCGAGGACCCGCAGTGGAAGGACATCACCAACTGGCAGGAGGAGCTGAAGCCGTACTACGACCAGGCCCGGCGCATGCTCGGCGTACGGCTCAACCCGACGATGACCCCCTCCGACGTGCACCTGAAGGCCGCCGCCGAGCGGATGGGTGTCGGCGACAGCTTCCACCTCGCCCCGGTCGGTGTCTTCTTCGGCGACGGCGAGGACGCCGACGGCACCGCGAAGGCCGCCCCCGGCGAGCAGGTGGCAGACCCCTACTTCGGCGGCGCGGGCCCGGCCCGCAGGGCCTGCACCGAGTGCGGCGAGTGCATGACCGGCTGCCGCCACGGCGCCAAGAACACCCTCAACGAGAACTACCTCCACCTCGCCGAGAAGGCGGGCGCGGTCGTCCACCCGATGACCACGGTCGTCGCCGTCACCGAGGACTCCCAGGGCGGCTACGCCGTCACGACCCTGCCGACCGACGCGCGCCGCAAGGGTGACTCCCGCGTGCTGAAGGCCCGCCGCGTCGTCCTCGCCGCCGGCACCTACGGCACCCAGACCCTGCTGCACCGGATGAAGGCGGGCGGCCAACTGCCGCACATCTCCGACCGGTTGGGCATGCTGACCCGCACCAACTCGGAGGCCCTGGTCGGCGCCCAGACCGACCGGCGCCGCTACCGCAAGGCCCACGGCGCGCCCGAGGTCGACTTCACCCGGGGCGTGGCGATCACCTCCTCGATCCACCCCGACGAGAACACCCACATCGAGCCGGTCCGCTACGGCAAGGGGTCCAACGCGATGGGTGGCCTGTCGATCCTCCAGGTCCCCTACGCGGGCGGCACCGCGTCGGACGCCTCCCGGGTGCTCGGCTGGCTGGCGAACGCGGTCAGACACCCCTTGCTGGTGGCCCGCTCACTGTCCAACCGCCGCTGGTCGGAGCGGACCATCATCGGTCTGGTGATGCAGTCCCTGGACAACTCCCTGTCGACGCATCTGAAGCCGAAGGGCCTCGGCAAGGGACTGTTGACGGCACGTCAGGGTCATGGCGCGCCCAATCCCAAGCAGATCGAGGCCGCTTCGACGGCCGCCGCCACCCTCGCCGCCGAGATCAACGGCTTCGCCGGCAGCAACGTGGGCGAGCTGATGGGAACCCCGCTCACCGCGCACTTCCTCGGCGGCTGCCCCATCGGTGCCACGGCGGCCGACGGCGTCATCGACCCGTACCACCGCCTCTACGGCCACCCCGGCATCTCCGTCGTCGACGGCGCCGCCGTCTCCGCGAACCTGGGGGTGAACCCCTCGCTGACCATCACCGCCCAGGCCGAGCGCGCGATGTCGTACTGGCCGAACAAGGGCGAGGCCGACCACCGCCCGGCCCCGGGAGCGGCCTACGAGCGCCTCGTTCCCGTGGAGCCCCTGCGTCCGGCGGTCCCGGCGGACGCCTTCGGCGCGCTGCGGCTGCCGCTGCTGCCGGTACCGGCCGTTCCGCCGAAGAAGTAGGTCCGGCCGGTGCGTCCGCGGCGGCGACGGCGGTGCGGGAGAGGACAGCGGAGAAGGACCCGCACCCCCCTCCGAGCGCGGGTCCTTCTCTCGTGTGCCAGGTGTGACCGGTGAGTCGTGTGAAGGGTTGCCCCCGCGATGACAGTTTTCTGGTGTGACCTGAGTCACACTCCGCTGAGGCTGAAGTGATACCCGAAACCGCTTGTGGTGCCAGGTCGCGCCCATGATCTGATGTGGCCTGTGAGGCCTCTGTGAGGCATGCGAGAAAAGCCGTAAGGGTGGGGGACATGAAGGTGGGGGACATGAGATCGAAGGTGTCGCGGGCGGTGGCGGCCGTCTCGGTCGCGGCCGCGCTGGGGCTCACCGCGGCGTGCGGCGGGGGCGGCGACGAGGCCAAGGACGCGGAGGCGAAGCCGTCGGCCGCCGGGGACGCGAAGGGCGGGCAGGACGGGCAGGACGGGGCCGGGAAGGCCGCGCTGACCGAGGCCCAGCTGAAGGAGGCGGCCCTCGCGAAGGGGGACGTGAAGGGCTACAAGATCGCCGACATGCCCGCGGAGGACATGCCCGCCGTGCCCGTTCCCGCGAACCCGGCCGCCTGCCAGCCGCTCGCGAACATGTTCAACTTCACCTCGGACCCGCAGCCGAAG is drawn from Streptomyces bottropensis ATCC 25435 and contains these coding sequences:
- a CDS encoding alpha/beta hydrolase, translated to MRRLWGCLFLSAAAVAALLISDTRDSAAAGRDEATYSYGSHTRQTLDAYWNAAGEERDGRQPGLVILHGGYWHEDTGWATWSRAFADAGYAVFAVDYRLNHDAPWPAQRTDALSALDWIRDHAADFDLDVNRMVLLGSSSGGQIATSVATYRSGVHGLDGVVGLSPVVAPYRAWRDGNAATATDRQRRLRDNAVILARCSPEGKPDTGSDTRAPAKEPDTASTPPDCRETWNDMAAKSRASGADDAPMYLVHSKGDAAPVRPSLDLEAAEERDHNMPANGVTVKTVPGSAHGAALLDDPKVAERVMSWIAERTY
- a CDS encoding diacylglycerol/lipid kinase family protein yields the protein MGIEHLDVRAHARQRWAARAALGCAALAVLLPLGYARGASLLLVAGVVLGAGLTVAALWWVLIHRGAVRVAAGVLAVAAPVGVIWWFAVANLLWVVIVSAGLWAVAVWSGKFALSSTKSHQVHVPEHRTPAPIRPFLIMNPRSGGGKVERFRLKERAERLGATVHLLDPAHHEDVAVLARDAVRNGADLLGVAGGDGTQAQVAAIAAAYDVPLLVISAGTRNHFAMDLGLDRDNPAACLDALTDKGVELHVDLGYASGHPFVNNASFGAYAAVVQSPAYRDDKVRTTLELLPELLTHQRGPRLTARIGDAVIDAPQAVLVSNNVYRSDDLVGLGRRERLDAGVLGVVGVRVDSAAEAAGMVLGPNAPGLSLLVADEIVVEADRPEIEVGVDGEALLLPTPVHCRVSPKALRVRVPRDRPGVPEPKPPLDWRRLRKLAAAVGRTALPKHRERYGWAQRLWDRWR
- a CDS encoding succinic semialdehyde dehydrogenase, with translation MTDSQAPEKTGTTITGTTGTARTTGTNPLAAAPQGARTAADVVTPELVAQLTKGVVGSGRTANHTPFTGEKLADLPESTPEDVATAYERARAAQAVWAQRPVRERAAVLLRFHDLVLERQGEVLDLIQLETGKARLHAHEEVQAVAVAARHYGRKAPFYLKPKRHTGAVPTLTKVTELRHPRGVIGQIAPWNYPLELSVGDAIPAFVAGNAVVMKPDTETCLTALWARDLLIEAGLPADVFQVVLGEGPVIGPEVVRHADYVSFTGSTRTGREVAQGAAARLVGVSLELGGKNAMLVLADADIEKAAAGAVRACFSSAGQLCISIERLYVHESVADAFLERFAARTKAMRLGKSLAYGAEMGSLVGARQLETVSRHVDEAVEKGAKVVAGGVARPDIGPYFYEPTILDGVTEPMSVCTEETFGPVVSIYRFTDEDEAVAEANSTAYGLNASVWTKDGRRGREIASRVRAGTVNVNEGYASAYGSVQSPMGGMKDSGLGRRHGSEGILKYTEAQTVAQQRLLPMAPSLGMDDEKYAQFMSRSLKAMKALRLR
- a CDS encoding GMC family oxidoreductase N-terminal domain-containing protein, whose protein sequence is MSYDYDVIVVGSGFGGSVTALRLTEKGYKVGVVEAGRRFTRATLPKNSWDLKNYLWAPALGMYGLQRIHLLGNVMVLAGAGVGGGSLNYANTLYEPPKPFFEDPQWKDITNWQEELKPYYDQARRMLGVRLNPTMTPSDVHLKAAAERMGVGDSFHLAPVGVFFGDGEDADGTAKAAPGEQVADPYFGGAGPARRACTECGECMTGCRHGAKNTLNENYLHLAEKAGAVVHPMTTVVAVTEDSQGGYAVTTLPTDARRKGDSRVLKARRVVLAAGTYGTQTLLHRMKAGGQLPHISDRLGMLTRTNSEALVGAQTDRRRYRKAHGAPEVDFTRGVAITSSIHPDENTHIEPVRYGKGSNAMGGLSILQVPYAGGTASDASRVLGWLANAVRHPLLVARSLSNRRWSERTIIGLVMQSLDNSLSTHLKPKGLGKGLLTARQGHGAPNPKQIEAASTAAATLAAEINGFAGSNVGELMGTPLTAHFLGGCPIGATAADGVIDPYHRLYGHPGISVVDGAAVSANLGVNPSLTITAQAERAMSYWPNKGEADHRPAPGAAYERLVPVEPLRPAVPADAFGALRLPLLPVPAVPPKK